One genomic window of Hirundo rustica isolate bHirRus1 chromosome 13, bHirRus1.pri.v3, whole genome shotgun sequence includes the following:
- the PTPN9 gene encoding tyrosine-protein phosphatase non-receptor type 9 isoform X1 translates to MAAELSAEEEQATKQFLEEINKWTGQYNVSPLSWNVAVKFLMARKFDVLRAIELFHSYRETRLKEGIVKLKPHEEPLRSELLSGKFTILSVRDPSGASIALFTAKLHHPSKSVQHVVLQALFYLLDRAVESFETQRNGLVFIYDMAGSQYTNFELDLSKKILNLLKGAFPARLKKVFIVGAPMWFRVPYSIISLLLKEKLRERVQMVKMSELKEHLPRECLPEYLGGSLKLDPLSWNCRFLPQQNGHPDPLDELILVPLAAPKDNGSVHVPGPKSITLQELLDHVSHKQKRGIYEEYEDIRRRSPAGTFVCSLAPYNQDKNRYGDVPCLDQTRVKLAKPYSRPELTDYINASFMDGYKQRNAYIGTQGPLENTYGDFWRMVWEQNVLVIVMTTRLEEGGRRKCGQYWPLEKDFHVCFGALTITNLGVENLSHYKKTILEIHSSETRERRLVSHFQYLSWPDYGVPSSAATLIDFLGAVKQQQRVAVSALGPRFKGHPGGPPVVVHCSAGIGRTGTFCALDICLSQLQDVGTLNIYQTVLRMRTQRAFSIQTPEQYYFCYTAILEHAQREGLLLTNHSRAAQEKSSPGH, encoded by the exons ATGGCCGCGGAGCTCAGCGCCGAGGAGGAGCAG GCAACCAAGCAGTTCCTGGAGGAGATCAACAAGTGGACAGGCCAGTACAATGTGTCCCCGCTCTCCTGGAACGTGGCTGTCAAGTTCCTCATGGCCCGCAAGTTCGACGTCCTGCGGGCCATCGAGCTCTTCCACTCCTACCGG GAGACACGGCTGAAGGAGGGCATCGTGAAGCTGAAGCCGCACGAGGAGCCGCTGCGCTCGGAGCTGCTCAGCGGGAAGTTCACCATTCTG AGCGTGCGGGACCCCTCAGGAGCCTCCATCGCCCTGTTCACAGCCAAGCTGCACCACCCCAGCAAGAGCGTGCAGCACGTGGTGCTCCAGGCGCTCTTCTACCTGCTGGACCGAGCTGTGGAGAG CTTTGAGACACAAAGGAATGGGCTGGTGTTCATCTACGACATGGCAGGGTCACAGTACACCAACTTCGAGCTGGACCTCAGCAAGAAGATCCTCAATCTGCTCAAG GGTGCCTTCCCAGCTCGGCTCAAGAAGGTTTTCATCGTGGGAGCGCCCATGTGGTTCCGCGTGCCCTACTCTATCATCAGcctgctgctgaaggagaagCTGCGGGAGCGG GTGCAGATGGTGAAGATGTCGGAGCTGAAGGAACACCTGCCTCGGGAATGCCTCCCTGAGTACCTCGGAGGGTCCCTCAAACTGGACCCCCTGAGCTGGAATTGCCGGTTCCTGCCCCAGCAGAACGGGCACCCCGACCCCCTGGACGAGCTCATCCTGGTGCCGCTGGCAGCCCCCAAAGACAACGGCTCCGTCCACGTCCCCGGACCCAAGTCCATcaccctccaggagctgctggatcaCGTCAGCCACAAGCAGAAACGTGGTATCTACGAGGAGTACGAAGACATTCGGCGCAGGAGCCCAGCCGGCACCTTTGTCTGCTCCTT GGCACCCTACAACCAGGACAAGAACCGGTACGGGGACGTGCCCTGCCTGGACCAAACCCGCGTCAAGCTGGCGAAGCCGTACAGCCGCCCAGAG CTGACTGACTACATCAACGCGAGCTTCATGGATGGCTACAAGCAGAGGAATGCTTACATTGGCACTCAGG GGCCTCTGGAAAACACCTATGGTGACTTCTGGCGCATGGTGTGGGAGCAGAACGTCCTGGTGATCGTGATGACAACCCG gctggaggaaggaggcaggaggaagTGCGGCCAGTACTGGCCCCTGGAAAAGGATTTCCATGTGTGCTTTGGGGCCCTGACCATCACCAACCTGGGCGTAGAGAACCTCAGCCATTACAAGAAAACCATCCTGGAGATCCACAGCTCAGAG acCAGGGAGCGGCGGCTGGTGTCCCACTTCCAGTACCTGAGCTGGCCAGATTACGGCGTCCCCTCTTCCGCCGCCACTCTCATTGACTTTTTGGGGGCcgtgaagcagcagcagagagtgGCTGTCAGCGCCCTGGGACCTCGCTTCAAGGGTCACCCCGGGGGACCCCCAGTCGTGGTGCACTGCAGCGCTGGCATTGGCAGAACAG GTACCTTCTGCGCGCTGGACATCTGcctgtcacagctgcaggaCGTGGGCACTCTGAACATCTACCAGACGGTGCTGCGCATGCGGACCCAGCGCGCCTTCAGCATCCAGACCCCCGAGCAGTATTACTTCTGCTACACCGCCATCCTCGAGCACGCCCAGCGCGAGGGCCTGCTGCTCACCAACCACAGCCGGGCCGCCCAGGAGAAGAGCTCGCCGGGGCACTGA
- the PTPN9 gene encoding tyrosine-protein phosphatase non-receptor type 9 isoform X3 has translation MATKQFLEEINKWTGQYNVSPLSWNVAVKFLMARKFDVLRAIELFHSYRETRLKEGIVKLKPHEEPLRSELLSGKFTILSVRDPSGASIALFTAKLHHPSKSVQHVVLQALFYLLDRAVESFETQRNGLVFIYDMAGSQYTNFELDLSKKILNLLKGAFPARLKKVFIVGAPMWFRVPYSIISLLLKEKLRERVQMVKMSELKEHLPRECLPEYLGGSLKLDPLSWNCRFLPQQNGHPDPLDELILVPLAAPKDNGSVHVPGPKSITLQELLDHVSHKQKRGIYEEYEDIRRRSPAGTFVCSLAPYNQDKNRYGDVPCLDQTRVKLAKPYSRPELTDYINASFMDGYKQRNAYIGTQGPLENTYGDFWRMVWEQNVLVIVMTTRLEEGGRRKCGQYWPLEKDFHVCFGALTITNLGVENLSHYKKTILEIHSSETRERRLVSHFQYLSWPDYGVPSSAATLIDFLGAVKQQQRVAVSALGPRFKGHPGGPPVVVHCSAGIGRTGTFCALDICLSQLQDVGTLNIYQTVLRMRTQRAFSIQTPEQYYFCYTAILEHAQREGLLLTNHSRAAQEKSSPGH, from the exons ATG GCAACCAAGCAGTTCCTGGAGGAGATCAACAAGTGGACAGGCCAGTACAATGTGTCCCCGCTCTCCTGGAACGTGGCTGTCAAGTTCCTCATGGCCCGCAAGTTCGACGTCCTGCGGGCCATCGAGCTCTTCCACTCCTACCGG GAGACACGGCTGAAGGAGGGCATCGTGAAGCTGAAGCCGCACGAGGAGCCGCTGCGCTCGGAGCTGCTCAGCGGGAAGTTCACCATTCTG AGCGTGCGGGACCCCTCAGGAGCCTCCATCGCCCTGTTCACAGCCAAGCTGCACCACCCCAGCAAGAGCGTGCAGCACGTGGTGCTCCAGGCGCTCTTCTACCTGCTGGACCGAGCTGTGGAGAG CTTTGAGACACAAAGGAATGGGCTGGTGTTCATCTACGACATGGCAGGGTCACAGTACACCAACTTCGAGCTGGACCTCAGCAAGAAGATCCTCAATCTGCTCAAG GGTGCCTTCCCAGCTCGGCTCAAGAAGGTTTTCATCGTGGGAGCGCCCATGTGGTTCCGCGTGCCCTACTCTATCATCAGcctgctgctgaaggagaagCTGCGGGAGCGG GTGCAGATGGTGAAGATGTCGGAGCTGAAGGAACACCTGCCTCGGGAATGCCTCCCTGAGTACCTCGGAGGGTCCCTCAAACTGGACCCCCTGAGCTGGAATTGCCGGTTCCTGCCCCAGCAGAACGGGCACCCCGACCCCCTGGACGAGCTCATCCTGGTGCCGCTGGCAGCCCCCAAAGACAACGGCTCCGTCCACGTCCCCGGACCCAAGTCCATcaccctccaggagctgctggatcaCGTCAGCCACAAGCAGAAACGTGGTATCTACGAGGAGTACGAAGACATTCGGCGCAGGAGCCCAGCCGGCACCTTTGTCTGCTCCTT GGCACCCTACAACCAGGACAAGAACCGGTACGGGGACGTGCCCTGCCTGGACCAAACCCGCGTCAAGCTGGCGAAGCCGTACAGCCGCCCAGAG CTGACTGACTACATCAACGCGAGCTTCATGGATGGCTACAAGCAGAGGAATGCTTACATTGGCACTCAGG GGCCTCTGGAAAACACCTATGGTGACTTCTGGCGCATGGTGTGGGAGCAGAACGTCCTGGTGATCGTGATGACAACCCG gctggaggaaggaggcaggaggaagTGCGGCCAGTACTGGCCCCTGGAAAAGGATTTCCATGTGTGCTTTGGGGCCCTGACCATCACCAACCTGGGCGTAGAGAACCTCAGCCATTACAAGAAAACCATCCTGGAGATCCACAGCTCAGAG acCAGGGAGCGGCGGCTGGTGTCCCACTTCCAGTACCTGAGCTGGCCAGATTACGGCGTCCCCTCTTCCGCCGCCACTCTCATTGACTTTTTGGGGGCcgtgaagcagcagcagagagtgGCTGTCAGCGCCCTGGGACCTCGCTTCAAGGGTCACCCCGGGGGACCCCCAGTCGTGGTGCACTGCAGCGCTGGCATTGGCAGAACAG GTACCTTCTGCGCGCTGGACATCTGcctgtcacagctgcaggaCGTGGGCACTCTGAACATCTACCAGACGGTGCTGCGCATGCGGACCCAGCGCGCCTTCAGCATCCAGACCCCCGAGCAGTATTACTTCTGCTACACCGCCATCCTCGAGCACGCCCAGCGCGAGGGCCTGCTGCTCACCAACCACAGCCGGGCCGCCCAGGAGAAGAGCTCGCCGGGGCACTGA
- the PTPN9 gene encoding tyrosine-protein phosphatase non-receptor type 9 isoform X2, translating to MVALATKQFLEEINKWTGQYNVSPLSWNVAVKFLMARKFDVLRAIELFHSYRETRLKEGIVKLKPHEEPLRSELLSGKFTILSVRDPSGASIALFTAKLHHPSKSVQHVVLQALFYLLDRAVESFETQRNGLVFIYDMAGSQYTNFELDLSKKILNLLKGAFPARLKKVFIVGAPMWFRVPYSIISLLLKEKLRERVQMVKMSELKEHLPRECLPEYLGGSLKLDPLSWNCRFLPQQNGHPDPLDELILVPLAAPKDNGSVHVPGPKSITLQELLDHVSHKQKRGIYEEYEDIRRRSPAGTFVCSLAPYNQDKNRYGDVPCLDQTRVKLAKPYSRPELTDYINASFMDGYKQRNAYIGTQGPLENTYGDFWRMVWEQNVLVIVMTTRLEEGGRRKCGQYWPLEKDFHVCFGALTITNLGVENLSHYKKTILEIHSSETRERRLVSHFQYLSWPDYGVPSSAATLIDFLGAVKQQQRVAVSALGPRFKGHPGGPPVVVHCSAGIGRTGTFCALDICLSQLQDVGTLNIYQTVLRMRTQRAFSIQTPEQYYFCYTAILEHAQREGLLLTNHSRAAQEKSSPGH from the exons ATGGTGGCACTG GCAACCAAGCAGTTCCTGGAGGAGATCAACAAGTGGACAGGCCAGTACAATGTGTCCCCGCTCTCCTGGAACGTGGCTGTCAAGTTCCTCATGGCCCGCAAGTTCGACGTCCTGCGGGCCATCGAGCTCTTCCACTCCTACCGG GAGACACGGCTGAAGGAGGGCATCGTGAAGCTGAAGCCGCACGAGGAGCCGCTGCGCTCGGAGCTGCTCAGCGGGAAGTTCACCATTCTG AGCGTGCGGGACCCCTCAGGAGCCTCCATCGCCCTGTTCACAGCCAAGCTGCACCACCCCAGCAAGAGCGTGCAGCACGTGGTGCTCCAGGCGCTCTTCTACCTGCTGGACCGAGCTGTGGAGAG CTTTGAGACACAAAGGAATGGGCTGGTGTTCATCTACGACATGGCAGGGTCACAGTACACCAACTTCGAGCTGGACCTCAGCAAGAAGATCCTCAATCTGCTCAAG GGTGCCTTCCCAGCTCGGCTCAAGAAGGTTTTCATCGTGGGAGCGCCCATGTGGTTCCGCGTGCCCTACTCTATCATCAGcctgctgctgaaggagaagCTGCGGGAGCGG GTGCAGATGGTGAAGATGTCGGAGCTGAAGGAACACCTGCCTCGGGAATGCCTCCCTGAGTACCTCGGAGGGTCCCTCAAACTGGACCCCCTGAGCTGGAATTGCCGGTTCCTGCCCCAGCAGAACGGGCACCCCGACCCCCTGGACGAGCTCATCCTGGTGCCGCTGGCAGCCCCCAAAGACAACGGCTCCGTCCACGTCCCCGGACCCAAGTCCATcaccctccaggagctgctggatcaCGTCAGCCACAAGCAGAAACGTGGTATCTACGAGGAGTACGAAGACATTCGGCGCAGGAGCCCAGCCGGCACCTTTGTCTGCTCCTT GGCACCCTACAACCAGGACAAGAACCGGTACGGGGACGTGCCCTGCCTGGACCAAACCCGCGTCAAGCTGGCGAAGCCGTACAGCCGCCCAGAG CTGACTGACTACATCAACGCGAGCTTCATGGATGGCTACAAGCAGAGGAATGCTTACATTGGCACTCAGG GGCCTCTGGAAAACACCTATGGTGACTTCTGGCGCATGGTGTGGGAGCAGAACGTCCTGGTGATCGTGATGACAACCCG gctggaggaaggaggcaggaggaagTGCGGCCAGTACTGGCCCCTGGAAAAGGATTTCCATGTGTGCTTTGGGGCCCTGACCATCACCAACCTGGGCGTAGAGAACCTCAGCCATTACAAGAAAACCATCCTGGAGATCCACAGCTCAGAG acCAGGGAGCGGCGGCTGGTGTCCCACTTCCAGTACCTGAGCTGGCCAGATTACGGCGTCCCCTCTTCCGCCGCCACTCTCATTGACTTTTTGGGGGCcgtgaagcagcagcagagagtgGCTGTCAGCGCCCTGGGACCTCGCTTCAAGGGTCACCCCGGGGGACCCCCAGTCGTGGTGCACTGCAGCGCTGGCATTGGCAGAACAG GTACCTTCTGCGCGCTGGACATCTGcctgtcacagctgcaggaCGTGGGCACTCTGAACATCTACCAGACGGTGCTGCGCATGCGGACCCAGCGCGCCTTCAGCATCCAGACCCCCGAGCAGTATTACTTCTGCTACACCGCCATCCTCGAGCACGCCCAGCGCGAGGGCCTGCTGCTCACCAACCACAGCCGGGCCGCCCAGGAGAAGAGCTCGCCGGGGCACTGA